One Firmicutes bacterium CAG:345 genomic region harbors:
- a CDS encoding aBC-type transport system ATPase component (product inferred by homology to UniProt) has protein sequence MQEIIKVKNLSKVFNKPIRGNGLKGMIKTLFSNKKIKFTAVNNISFTINQGEMVAYIGANGAGKSTTIKMMTGILTPTSGEVLINGMHPYDSKARKKVLQNIGVVFGQRTQLWWDLPLQETFSLLKDIYNISDKDYDERFNYLKNILELDKFIQSPVRTLSLGQRMRADLAASLLHNPSILFLDEPTIGLDVLVKDHIIKAINEINKKYNTTVILTTHDMSDILNLCHRVIIIDEGKILFDGSIDEIKNKFGNIKTISLKSSNFQCEKLLEKYPDINIENKEGEINISFDGDKIEIKELMRNLLDCGSIQDLNIKENDLTNVVKTIYENKNF, from the coding sequence ATGCAAGAAATTATAAAAGTTAAAAATTTATCAAAAGTATTTAATAAACCTATTCGAGGAAATGGTTTAAAAGGCATGATTAAAACACTTTTCTCGAATAAAAAAATAAAATTTACAGCAGTAAATAATATTTCATTTACGATAAACCAAGGAGAAATGGTCGCATATATTGGTGCTAATGGCGCTGGAAAATCAACAACAATAAAAATGATGACAGGTATATTAACTCCAACAAGTGGTGAAGTTTTAATAAATGGTATGCACCCATATGATTCTAAAGCTCGGAAAAAAGTTTTACAAAATATTGGTGTAGTTTTTGGTCAAAGAACGCAACTATGGTGGGATCTTCCTCTGCAAGAAACTTTCTCATTATTAAAAGATATATATAATATCAGTGATAAAGATTATGATGAGCGATTCAATTATTTAAAAAATATTTTAGAACTCGATAAGTTCATTCAAAGTCCAGTAAGAACTTTATCTCTCGGGCAGCGAATGAGAGCGGATTTAGCTGCATCTTTATTACATAATCCCAGCATCTTATTCCTAGATGAGCCAACTATTGGTTTAGATGTTCTCGTCAAAGATCATATTATTAAAGCCATTAATGAAATAAATAAAAAATATAACACTACTGTAATTTTAACGACACATGATATGTCGGACATTTTAAATCTATGTCATCGTGTTATTATCATTGATGAAGGTAAAATTCTTTTTGATGGAAGCATTGATGAAATCAAAAACAAATTTGGAAATATTAAAACTATCTCATTAAAATCAAGCAATTTTCAATGTGAAAAACTTTTAGAAAAATACCCAGATATTAACATTGAAAATAAAGAAGGAGAAATAAATATCTCTTTTGATGGCGATAAAATAGAAATCAAAGAATTAATGAGAAATCTTTTAGATTGTGGAAGTATTCAAGATTTAAATATTAAGGAGAACGACTTAACGAATGTCGTAAAAACCATTTATGAAAACAAAAATTTTTAA
- a CDS encoding putative uncharacterized protein (product inferred by homology to UniProt), translating into MFEDKKIEEIEQFFSCSSTSGLSEIEAEKRLLKDGPNILNSEKKQNIIVKFLLQFKDPMIYVLLGAGVISFCLKEWADGIIIVSVILLNAIIGTIQEAKAEKALEALKKMSSPSCVVKRDGKIKEIKAEDLVVGDLVVLEEGRIVPVALCLVETINMKVDESSLTGESIPVEKNADIILNENSGIGDRKNMAFMSTPVSYGRGEGIVVSTGMNTEIGHIAKMLKDAKDNKTPLQQKLASLSKILGIVCVSVCVLMYAVGLLYAVFGPNKQDIGTASLDLLITAISVAVAAIPEGLPAVVTIVLAIGVSRMVKVNTIVKHLPSVETLGAVTVICSDKTGTLTQNKMTIEKTYINGKIKDANEVDAEEVKLLAQGMMLCSNASIKDERYGDPTELALLDYAKKFGWNKEEIEENKYQRLDELPFDSVRKMMSVLSHYEGKNIVFTKGALDSILKHTKNIYLDGKVRKITEKDISTINENSKIMAKQAYRVLALAIHESNVVDEENLTFVGMVGMIDPAREEAKPAVECLHKAGIRTIMITGDHKDTALAIAKNLNIATDEKQCMSGDEIDSLSMELLEEKVKTTNVFARVSPENKVNIVKALQNSGNIVAMTGDGVNDAPSLKTADIGIAMGITGTDVAKGAADMTLMDDNFASIEKAVEEGRSIYSNIKKAIFFLLSSNFGEVMTMFFAACIGFPSPLRAIHILWVNLISDSLPALALGRDDKDSDIMNLKPRPVNEGLFAHHGFSFCFFYGFIIFLITMIAFLINPLIDLNAPGSVGFTWNNLLIYLQNDAQLDKCQTFAFTVLGMSQLFHMLGMSNVKKSFVNVFKGKNIMFLISFIFGLTLQILVTELPYVTDFFQTTALEWYEWLWLIALSSFPLIVHELLVPVLKKSKLQF; encoded by the coding sequence ATGTTTGAAGATAAAAAAATTGAAGAAATTGAACAGTTTTTTTCGTGTTCTTCTACTTCTGGATTATCAGAAATAGAAGCTGAAAAAAGACTTCTTAAAGATGGACCTAATATTTTGAACTCAGAAAAAAAACAAAATATTATAGTTAAATTTCTTTTGCAATTTAAAGATCCAATGATCTATGTTTTACTTGGTGCAGGAGTAATTTCTTTTTGCTTAAAAGAGTGGGCTGATGGCATAATTATTGTTTCTGTAATTTTGTTAAATGCTATTATAGGAACTATTCAAGAAGCAAAAGCCGAGAAAGCTTTGGAAGCTTTAAAAAAAATGTCTTCCCCTTCTTGTGTTGTAAAAAGAGATGGGAAAATTAAAGAAATTAAAGCAGAGGATTTAGTTGTAGGCGATTTAGTAGTCCTTGAAGAAGGGAGGATAGTTCCTGTTGCTTTGTGTTTAGTGGAAACTATTAATATGAAAGTCGATGAGAGCTCATTGACAGGGGAATCGATTCCTGTAGAAAAAAATGCAGATATAATCTTAAATGAAAATTCTGGAATAGGCGATAGAAAAAATATGGCTTTTATGTCTACTCCAGTAAGCTATGGACGTGGTGAAGGAATTGTTGTCAGTACTGGAATGAACACTGAAATAGGCCATATTGCCAAAATGTTAAAAGATGCTAAGGATAATAAAACTCCATTACAGCAAAAACTTGCAAGTCTTTCTAAAATATTAGGAATAGTCTGTGTTTCCGTTTGTGTTTTGATGTATGCTGTCGGTTTATTGTATGCAGTTTTTGGCCCTAATAAACAAGATATAGGAACGGCATCTTTAGACTTATTAATTACTGCAATAAGTGTTGCTGTTGCTGCTATTCCAGAAGGATTGCCAGCTGTTGTAACTATTGTTTTAGCTATAGGAGTTTCTAGAATGGTTAAAGTAAATACAATAGTTAAACATTTACCATCTGTGGAAACATTAGGAGCAGTTACTGTTATTTGCTCCGATAAAACTGGAACATTAACTCAAAACAAAATGACTATTGAGAAAACATATATCAATGGAAAGATAAAAGATGCAAATGAAGTTGATGCAGAAGAAGTAAAATTATTAGCACAAGGTATGATGCTCTGTTCCAATGCTTCGATTAAGGATGAAAGATATGGTGATCCTACTGAATTAGCTTTGCTTGATTATGCAAAAAAATTTGGATGGAATAAAGAAGAAATTGAAGAAAATAAATATCAACGACTTGATGAATTACCTTTTGATTCTGTTCGAAAAATGATGTCGGTATTAAGTCATTATGAAGGAAAGAATATAGTATTTACAAAAGGTGCTTTGGATTCAATTTTAAAACATACAAAAAATATTTATTTAGATGGTAAGGTTAGAAAAATAACTGAAAAAGATATTTCAACAATAAATGAAAACAGCAAAATAATGGCTAAACAAGCTTATAGAGTTTTAGCATTAGCTATTCATGAATCTAATGTTGTCGATGAAGAAAATTTAACTTTTGTTGGAATGGTTGGAATGATTGATCCAGCTAGAGAAGAAGCTAAACCAGCAGTTGAATGTTTACACAAAGCTGGAATAAGAACAATCATGATCACAGGAGATCATAAAGATACTGCTTTGGCGATAGCTAAGAATTTAAATATTGCTACTGATGAAAAACAATGCATGTCAGGTGATGAAATAGATTCTTTATCAATGGAATTGTTAGAAGAAAAAGTTAAAACTACAAATGTTTTTGCTAGAGTGTCTCCAGAAAATAAAGTTAATATTGTTAAAGCTTTACAAAATTCTGGAAATATTGTCGCAATGACTGGCGATGGTGTTAATGATGCGCCTAGTTTAAAAACCGCTGATATAGGTATTGCTATGGGAATAACAGGAACAGATGTTGCAAAAGGAGCAGCGGATATGACTTTAATGGATGATAATTTTGCATCGATAGAAAAAGCGGTTGAAGAAGGAAGAAGTATTTATTCAAATATTAAAAAAGCTATTTTCTTCCTTCTATCCAGTAATTTCGGTGAAGTTATGACTATGTTTTTCGCTGCATGCATTGGATTTCCGAGTCCATTAAGAGCAATACATATTCTTTGGGTAAATCTGATATCGGATTCATTGCCTGCGTTAGCTTTAGGAAGAGATGATAAAGATTCTGATATTATGAATTTAAAACCACGTCCTGTAAATGAAGGATTATTTGCTCATCATGGATTTTCATTTTGTTTCTTCTACGGGTTTATAATTTTTCTCATCACAATGATTGCCTTTTTGATTAATCCTCTCATTGATTTAAATGCTCCAGGTAGTGTGGGATTTACATGGAATAATCTTTTGATTTATTTGCAGAATGATGCTCAACTTGATAAATGTCAAACTTTTGCTTTTACAGTTTTAGGTATGTCACAATTATTTCATATGTTGGGAATGTCAAATGTTAAAAAATCATTTGTTAATGTTTTTAAGGGAAAAAATATCATGTTTCTAATTTCATTTATATTTGGATTAACATTACAAATTTTAGTTACCGAACTTCCTTATGTAACAGATTTTTTCCAAACCACAGCGCTTGAGTGGTATGAATGGTTGTGGTTAATTGCTTTGTCTAGTTTTCCACTTATTGTTCACGAACTTTTAGTTCCTGTATTAAAGAAATCAAAATTGCAATTTTAA